The following are from one region of the Dreissena polymorpha isolate Duluth1 chromosome 2, UMN_Dpol_1.0, whole genome shotgun sequence genome:
- the LOC127866790 gene encoding protein mono-ADP-ribosyltransferase PARP14-like isoform X2: MDLLLSKCVILKNLSVTASEEDVRKCLKLQNLSDAFHDIERYAVNDTDVRWIILFNTAEDAMKCLHTKEWAYQNEEIRALIKPEICIENLIPVRWLEQMQESVTGENANAELEYVPTQSFALSVLMTSDSDKYSDVDIVESGSESMISKKVTVTGFQVGTANEEMKSFFESISSSGGGNIVAFDLNQYQNVVTIEFEHHNDVNEVLQKANKEGGILYNRMMLKASPFIESVIDTSKVLVSGISEQTSDELAALFMEAKWHIKPKKIVRGILPGTALVEFSSHPDITKLKSICKDYACADALWNVSVVEMSSKVLVTGCSSTTTVELLDLYFENNKRSGGGDVLYVEPHHDCSNEFVITFQSKSDAESVVKEDRAHVLDNCKLTVSVYYPCLDRDLSEQITIPEPVLIDDLDQYRAKFLFESDQNKAKIEASLKDVFGRPVWIVDNNSSKILKIECIVDPKDSVSRRFIIDWKERVRKCISWINDEIKVDDSNVVASELFEQMKIKLQRMTIRRPEDLAIVLDRKSSGIVIVGEAKVVDQLSWDIAKLITELEDELEKNNSNTEACEIIEIEPGRFQFIYTHKKNELRRFEEQYQRLDVVCTCIDEPIKKGFMFQGPQSAVKSMITKMQTFIDNIVCKYIVVTSPGFHEFILRKSGKRALKEIEDKRQCVLRYGLNNAENETPHICYDLANGHRYSIGSCKVMVILKDITGIKADAIINPCFGDLSNPLGLGALLVEKGGLRIQQELDAHNEKNKVMIGGVYVTQAGNLPYKAIIHVVVPTWSDKSSNEKRLLGSTIFNAIEHADKMGFKHIVTPPIGTGIPGFPPEMVADKMLDTLANYFQSGQKRVTENIIICDIKEESIDAFLSTLESGDEVRLREQRQEEQPRSGSFESKVYLVKGTLASTKADVLVNSSNQDLDLRLGTISKQLVAAAGEELIKECSRRYPNGISLGKVAVTSAGQLKTSQRIFHGLLPPWDSGKGHSDTAFEEVEKSKKTKIEKRRIEPSKYIPDVGEENDVAEVKKQDTRQTVTTIYIYAYSEHTAQQAAGDVLDLYDSQIVGIPKSYMKIISVKHLTDLKQRADKLGVTLVDKPDGIVIQGLKCNIQEMKDIVDRCRESINRTIQTHADRKLIPLPPSWKMTMGDTTKVVQLNPSDQEYTILAKRFCSETLVPIQNIVSIERIQNPTLYMQNYGKKKEMETANIGSHNPIERRLWLGTRSADVTQNIYQKGFDRKLKSGTTLGSGVMFAVNARTALGYCQADATGSRRMYYVDVLTGDSCAGSGLFTKPPSRNDPKNPMRCFDSTTLYYFPRCPSLPFVFDNVSLTF, from the exons ATGGACCTGCTCCTTAGCAAATGCGTTATCCTGAAGAACCTCTCAGTAACCGCTAGTGAAGAAGATGTTAGAAAGTGCCTTAAACTTCAAAATTTAAGTGACGCATTCCATGACATAGAGCGTTATGCAGTGAATGACACAGATGTTAGAtggataattttatttaatactgcTGAAG ATGCGATGAAGTGTTTGCACACCAAGGAATGGGCTTACCAGAATGAAGAAATCCGTGCCTTAATCAAACCCGAGATATGTATAGAGAACCTGATTCCAGTCAGATGGTTGGAGCAG ATGCAAGAATCAGTGACAGGCGAAAATGCCAATGCAGAGTTGGAATATGTCCCAACACAATCATTTGCTCTGAGCGTTCTTATGACGTCTGATTCAGATAAATATTCCGACGTCGACATTGTCGAATCGGGTTCAGAATCAATGATCAGTAAAAAAGTTACCGTTACTGGTTTTCAAGTAGGTACGGCAAACGAAGAAATGAAATCGTTTTTCGAGAGTATATCCAGCTCAGGTGGTGGCAATATTGTTGCGTTTGATCTCAACCAATACCAAAATGTGGTCACTATTGAATTCGAACATCACAATG ATGTGAATGAGGTCCTGCAGAAAGCAAATAAAGAGGGTGGCATCCTCTACAATCGTATGATGTTGAAAGCATCACCATTTATTGAGTCCGTAATAGATACGTCTAAGGTGTTGGTGAGCGGCATATCTGAACAAACTAGCGATGAATTAGCCGCTCTCTTTATGGAAGCAAAATGGCATATTAAGCCGAAGAAAATAGTCCGAGGAATACTGCCTGGAACAGCACTTGTTGAATTCAGCTCACATCCAG ACATCACTAAATTGAAGTCTATATGTAAGGATTATGCATGTGCTGATGCGTTATGGAACGTAAGCGTGGTCGAGATGTCGTCAAAGGTGTTGGTAACAGGCTGCTCTTCTACGACAACAGTAGAGCTTCTGGACCTTTATTTTGAGAATAACAAACGGAGCGGCGGCGGCGATGTACTATACGTTGAACCTCATCATGATTGTTCAAACGAATTCGTGATTACATTCCAAAGTAAATCAG atGCGGAAAGCGTGGTCAAGGAAGACAGGGCCCATGTACTTGACAACTGTAAACTTACCGTGTCTGTGTACTACCCTTGTTTGGACCGCGACCTTTCAGAGCAAATTACCATCCCAGAACCGGTGCTTATTGACGATCTTGACCAATATCGAGCAAA GTTTTTGTTTGAGTCAGACCAAAATAAAGCGAAGATTGAGGCTTCATTGAAAGATGTGTTTGGGCGACCAGTTTGGATTGTAGATAACAACAgcagtaaaatattaaaaatcgAGTGCATTGTCGATCCGAAGGATTCTGTATCACGGCGCTTTATTATCGATTGGAAAGAAAGAGTTCGTAAATGCATTTCTTGGATAAACGACGAAATAAAAGTAGACGATTCAAATGTGGTTGCATCTGAG CTGTTTGAACAGATGAAGATCAAGCTACAACGCATGACGATTCGACGGCCAGAGGATTTGGCTATTGTGCTTGACAGAAAATCGTCGGGTATCGTCATTGTTGGAGAAGCCAAAGTAGTGGATCAGCTCTCATGGGACATTGCAAAACTTATAACAGAATTGGAGGATGAGCTGGAAAAAAATAACTCTAATACTGAAGCGTGTGAAATAATTGAAATCGAACCCGGTAGATTTCAATTCATTTACACGCATAAGAAAAATGAACTCCGACGTTTCGAAGAACAGTATCAACGACTCGACGTCGTTTGTACGTGCATCGACGAACCAATTAAGAAAGGATTTATGTTTCAAGGACCACAATCAGCTGTGAAGTCTATGATAACgaaaatgcaaacatttattgataatattgtatgtaaatatattgtgGTTACCTCTCCGGGGTTCCATGAGTTCATCTTGAGAAAGTCTGGGAAACGAGCCCTGAAGGAAATTGAAGATAAAAGACAGTGTGTATTAAGGTATGGACTTAATAATGCGGAAAACGAAACGCCACATATTTGTTATGATTTAGCAAATGGTCATAGATATTCCATTGGATCTTGCAAAGTGATGGTTATCTTAAAAGATATTACGGGGATAAAGGCAGATGCAATTATAAACCCATGTTTCGGTGATCTGTCAAACCCGTTAGGCCTCGGAGCCTTGTTAGTTGAAAAAG GTGGGCTAAGAATTCAACAGGAACTCGACGCACACAACGAGAAAAACAAGGTAATGATTGGAGGTGTTTATGTGACACAGGCTGGAAATCTTCCATACAAAGCTATTATACACGTTGTTGTACCTACCTGGTCAGATAAATCTTCAAACGAAAAGCGGTTACTCGGCAGTACCATATTCAATGCCATTGAACATGCTGATAAAATGGGATTCAAGCATATAGTTACTCCGCCCATAGGGACAGGTATTCCAGGCTTTCCTCCGGAAATGGTCGCCGACAAAATGCTCGACACATTAGCTAACTATTTCCAAAGTGGACAGAAACGTGTCACTGAGAATATCATCATCTGCGATATTAAAGAAGAAAGCATTGACGCCTTCTTAAGCACTTTAGAATCAGGCGATGAAGTTCGTTTGCGGGAACAACGACaag AAGAACAACCGAGGTCAGGTTCATTCGAATCAAAGGTGTATCTTGTAAAAGGAACACTGGCGAGTACAAAG GCTGATGTACTCGTAAACTCCTCTAATCAGGATCTTGATCTGCGACTTGGAACTATATCAAAACAACTTGTAGCCGCGGCAGGTGAAGAGTTGATCAAAGAATGCAGCCGACGTTACCCAAATGGTATTTCGTTAGGAAAAGTTGCTGTCACTTCAGCAGGACAACTGAAAACGAGTCAAAGAATTTTTCACGGCCTGTTGCCGCCGTGGGACTCTGGAAAAGGTCATTCAGACACT GCATTTGAAGAAGTTGAAAAAAGCAAGAAGACGAAAATTGAAAAAAGAAGAATAGAACCTAGCAAGTATATACCTGATGTCGGTGAGGAGAATGACGTTGCGGAAG TTAAGAAGCAAGATACGAGGCAAACAGTGACGACAATCTACATATATGCCTATTCCGAACATACTGCACAACAAGCTGCGGGAGACGTTTTGGATCTGTATGATTCTCAAATAGTTGGAATCCCAAAGTCATATATGAAAATTATTTCTGTGAAACAT TTGACAGATTTGAAACAGAGAGCCGATAAGCTGGGCGTCACGCTCGTTGATAAGCCTGATGGTATTGTGATTCAAGGACTAAAATGTAACATTCAAGAGATGAAGGACATTGTTGATAGATGTCGTGAAAGTATTAATCGCACGATACAAACACATGCAGACAGGAAATTAA TTCCTCTTCCTCCAAGTTGGAAAATGACGATGGGTGACACAACGAAAGTTGTTCAGCTAAACCCTTCAGACCAAGAGTATACGATATTGGCGAAGAGATTTTGTTCCGAAACTCTCGTTCCGATACAAAACATAGTTTCG attgaacgaatccaaaaccCAACATTATATATGCAAAACTATGGAAAAAAGAAGGAAATGGAGACTGCCAACATAGGATCGCACAATCCTATCGAGAGACGATTGTGGCTTGGCACACGATCAGCCGATGTTACTCAGAATATTTATCAGAAAGGTTTCGATCGCAAGTTAAAGAGTG GAACAACACTAGGTTCCGGAGTTATGTTTGCAGTCAATGCGAGAACAGCATTAGGCTATTGTCAAGCAGATGCTACTGGCTCCAGGCGCATGTACTACGTGGACGTACTGACAGGGGATAGCTGTGCTGGAAGTGGCTTATTTACAAAGCCACCGTCTCGAAATGATCCTAAGAATCCTATGCGGTGCTTTGATTCGACAACTCTTTATTATTTTCCACGATGCCCAAGCTTACCCTTCGTTTTTGATAACGTTTCGTTGACGTTTTGA
- the LOC127866790 gene encoding protein mono-ADP-ribosyltransferase PARP14-like isoform X1, producing the protein MDLLLSKCVILKNLSVTASEEDVRKCLKLQNLSDAFHDIERYAVNDTDVRWIILFNTAEDAMKCLHTKEWAYQNEEIRALIKPEICIENLIPVRWLEQMQESVTGENANAELEYVPTQSFALSVLMTSDSDKYSDVDIVESGSESMISKKVTVTGFQVGTANEEMKSFFESISSSGGGNIVAFDLNQYQNVVTIEFEHHNDVNEVLQKANKEGGILYNRMMLKASPFIESVIDTSKVLVSGISEQTSDELAALFMEAKWHIKPKKIVRGILPGTALVEFSSHPDITKLKSICKDYACADALWNVSVVEMSSKVLVTGCSSTTTVELLDLYFENNKRSGGGDVLYVEPHHDCSNEFVITFQSKSDAESVVKEDRAHVLDNCKLTVSVYYPCLDRDLSEQITIPEPVLIDDLDQYRAKFLFESDQNKAKIEASLKDVFGRPVWIVDNNSSKILKIECIVDPKDSVSRRFIIDWKERVRKCISWINDEIKVDDSNVVASELFEQMKIKLQRMTIRRPEDLAIVLDRKSSGIVIVGEAKVVDQLSWDIAKLITELEDELEKNNSNTEACEIIEIEPGRFQFIYTHKKNELRRFEEQYQRLDVVCTCIDEPIKKGFMFQGPQSAVKSMITKMQTFIDNIVCKYIVVTSPGFHEFILRKSGKRALKEIEDKRQCVLRYGLNNAENETPHICYDLANGHRYSIGSCKVMVILKDITGIKADAIINPCFGDLSNPLGLGALLVEKGGLRIQQELDAHNEKNKVMIGGVYVTQAGNLPYKAIIHVVVPTWSDKSSNEKRLLGSTIFNAIEHADKMGFKHIVTPPIGTGIPGFPPEMVADKMLDTLANYFQSGQKRVTENIIICDIKEESIDAFLSTLESGDEVRLREQRQEEQPRSGSFESKVYLVKGTLASTKADVLVNSSNQDLDLRLGTISKQLVAAAGEELIKECSRRYPNGISLGKVAVTSAGQLKTSQRIFHGLLPPWDSGKGHSDTVLFQFVSKCLQKAAGNKFRSISFPALGTGALSYPSDQVADIMFDAVERFFKDTPKNSLESIYFVLWSGDAVAISAFEEVEKSKKTKIEKRRIEPSKYIPDVGEENDVAEVKKQDTRQTVTTIYIYAYSEHTAQQAAGDVLDLYDSQIVGIPKSYMKIISVKHLTDLKQRADKLGVTLVDKPDGIVIQGLKCNIQEMKDIVDRCRESINRTIQTHADRKLIPLPPSWKMTMGDTTKVVQLNPSDQEYTILAKRFCSETLVPIQNIVSIERIQNPTLYMQNYGKKKEMETANIGSHNPIERRLWLGTRSADVTQNIYQKGFDRKLKSGTTLGSGVMFAVNARTALGYCQADATGSRRMYYVDVLTGDSCAGSGLFTKPPSRNDPKNPMRCFDSTTLYYFPRCPSLPFVFDNVSLTF; encoded by the exons ATGGACCTGCTCCTTAGCAAATGCGTTATCCTGAAGAACCTCTCAGTAACCGCTAGTGAAGAAGATGTTAGAAAGTGCCTTAAACTTCAAAATTTAAGTGACGCATTCCATGACATAGAGCGTTATGCAGTGAATGACACAGATGTTAGAtggataattttatttaatactgcTGAAG ATGCGATGAAGTGTTTGCACACCAAGGAATGGGCTTACCAGAATGAAGAAATCCGTGCCTTAATCAAACCCGAGATATGTATAGAGAACCTGATTCCAGTCAGATGGTTGGAGCAG ATGCAAGAATCAGTGACAGGCGAAAATGCCAATGCAGAGTTGGAATATGTCCCAACACAATCATTTGCTCTGAGCGTTCTTATGACGTCTGATTCAGATAAATATTCCGACGTCGACATTGTCGAATCGGGTTCAGAATCAATGATCAGTAAAAAAGTTACCGTTACTGGTTTTCAAGTAGGTACGGCAAACGAAGAAATGAAATCGTTTTTCGAGAGTATATCCAGCTCAGGTGGTGGCAATATTGTTGCGTTTGATCTCAACCAATACCAAAATGTGGTCACTATTGAATTCGAACATCACAATG ATGTGAATGAGGTCCTGCAGAAAGCAAATAAAGAGGGTGGCATCCTCTACAATCGTATGATGTTGAAAGCATCACCATTTATTGAGTCCGTAATAGATACGTCTAAGGTGTTGGTGAGCGGCATATCTGAACAAACTAGCGATGAATTAGCCGCTCTCTTTATGGAAGCAAAATGGCATATTAAGCCGAAGAAAATAGTCCGAGGAATACTGCCTGGAACAGCACTTGTTGAATTCAGCTCACATCCAG ACATCACTAAATTGAAGTCTATATGTAAGGATTATGCATGTGCTGATGCGTTATGGAACGTAAGCGTGGTCGAGATGTCGTCAAAGGTGTTGGTAACAGGCTGCTCTTCTACGACAACAGTAGAGCTTCTGGACCTTTATTTTGAGAATAACAAACGGAGCGGCGGCGGCGATGTACTATACGTTGAACCTCATCATGATTGTTCAAACGAATTCGTGATTACATTCCAAAGTAAATCAG atGCGGAAAGCGTGGTCAAGGAAGACAGGGCCCATGTACTTGACAACTGTAAACTTACCGTGTCTGTGTACTACCCTTGTTTGGACCGCGACCTTTCAGAGCAAATTACCATCCCAGAACCGGTGCTTATTGACGATCTTGACCAATATCGAGCAAA GTTTTTGTTTGAGTCAGACCAAAATAAAGCGAAGATTGAGGCTTCATTGAAAGATGTGTTTGGGCGACCAGTTTGGATTGTAGATAACAACAgcagtaaaatattaaaaatcgAGTGCATTGTCGATCCGAAGGATTCTGTATCACGGCGCTTTATTATCGATTGGAAAGAAAGAGTTCGTAAATGCATTTCTTGGATAAACGACGAAATAAAAGTAGACGATTCAAATGTGGTTGCATCTGAG CTGTTTGAACAGATGAAGATCAAGCTACAACGCATGACGATTCGACGGCCAGAGGATTTGGCTATTGTGCTTGACAGAAAATCGTCGGGTATCGTCATTGTTGGAGAAGCCAAAGTAGTGGATCAGCTCTCATGGGACATTGCAAAACTTATAACAGAATTGGAGGATGAGCTGGAAAAAAATAACTCTAATACTGAAGCGTGTGAAATAATTGAAATCGAACCCGGTAGATTTCAATTCATTTACACGCATAAGAAAAATGAACTCCGACGTTTCGAAGAACAGTATCAACGACTCGACGTCGTTTGTACGTGCATCGACGAACCAATTAAGAAAGGATTTATGTTTCAAGGACCACAATCAGCTGTGAAGTCTATGATAACgaaaatgcaaacatttattgataatattgtatgtaaatatattgtgGTTACCTCTCCGGGGTTCCATGAGTTCATCTTGAGAAAGTCTGGGAAACGAGCCCTGAAGGAAATTGAAGATAAAAGACAGTGTGTATTAAGGTATGGACTTAATAATGCGGAAAACGAAACGCCACATATTTGTTATGATTTAGCAAATGGTCATAGATATTCCATTGGATCTTGCAAAGTGATGGTTATCTTAAAAGATATTACGGGGATAAAGGCAGATGCAATTATAAACCCATGTTTCGGTGATCTGTCAAACCCGTTAGGCCTCGGAGCCTTGTTAGTTGAAAAAG GTGGGCTAAGAATTCAACAGGAACTCGACGCACACAACGAGAAAAACAAGGTAATGATTGGAGGTGTTTATGTGACACAGGCTGGAAATCTTCCATACAAAGCTATTATACACGTTGTTGTACCTACCTGGTCAGATAAATCTTCAAACGAAAAGCGGTTACTCGGCAGTACCATATTCAATGCCATTGAACATGCTGATAAAATGGGATTCAAGCATATAGTTACTCCGCCCATAGGGACAGGTATTCCAGGCTTTCCTCCGGAAATGGTCGCCGACAAAATGCTCGACACATTAGCTAACTATTTCCAAAGTGGACAGAAACGTGTCACTGAGAATATCATCATCTGCGATATTAAAGAAGAAAGCATTGACGCCTTCTTAAGCACTTTAGAATCAGGCGATGAAGTTCGTTTGCGGGAACAACGACaag AAGAACAACCGAGGTCAGGTTCATTCGAATCAAAGGTGTATCTTGTAAAAGGAACACTGGCGAGTACAAAG GCTGATGTACTCGTAAACTCCTCTAATCAGGATCTTGATCTGCGACTTGGAACTATATCAAAACAACTTGTAGCCGCGGCAGGTGAAGAGTTGATCAAAGAATGCAGCCGACGTTACCCAAATGGTATTTCGTTAGGAAAAGTTGCTGTCACTTCAGCAGGACAACTGAAAACGAGTCAAAGAATTTTTCACGGCCTGTTGCCGCCGTGGGACTCTGGAAAAGGTCATTCAGACACT gtGCTGTTTCAATTTGTATCGAAGTGTCTCCAGAAGGCAGCCGGCAATAAGTTTCGTTCTATTTCATTCCCGGCGCTTGGAACTGGTGCGCTCAGTTACCCAAGCGACCAAGTTGCAGACATAATGTTTGATGCCGTGGAACGATTTTTCAAGGACACTCCGAAAAACAGCCTTGAGTCAATTTATTTCGTTCTATGGTCAGGAGACGCTGTTGCCATTTCT GCATTTGAAGAAGTTGAAAAAAGCAAGAAGACGAAAATTGAAAAAAGAAGAATAGAACCTAGCAAGTATATACCTGATGTCGGTGAGGAGAATGACGTTGCGGAAG TTAAGAAGCAAGATACGAGGCAAACAGTGACGACAATCTACATATATGCCTATTCCGAACATACTGCACAACAAGCTGCGGGAGACGTTTTGGATCTGTATGATTCTCAAATAGTTGGAATCCCAAAGTCATATATGAAAATTATTTCTGTGAAACAT TTGACAGATTTGAAACAGAGAGCCGATAAGCTGGGCGTCACGCTCGTTGATAAGCCTGATGGTATTGTGATTCAAGGACTAAAATGTAACATTCAAGAGATGAAGGACATTGTTGATAGATGTCGTGAAAGTATTAATCGCACGATACAAACACATGCAGACAGGAAATTAA TTCCTCTTCCTCCAAGTTGGAAAATGACGATGGGTGACACAACGAAAGTTGTTCAGCTAAACCCTTCAGACCAAGAGTATACGATATTGGCGAAGAGATTTTGTTCCGAAACTCTCGTTCCGATACAAAACATAGTTTCG attgaacgaatccaaaaccCAACATTATATATGCAAAACTATGGAAAAAAGAAGGAAATGGAGACTGCCAACATAGGATCGCACAATCCTATCGAGAGACGATTGTGGCTTGGCACACGATCAGCCGATGTTACTCAGAATATTTATCAGAAAGGTTTCGATCGCAAGTTAAAGAGTG GAACAACACTAGGTTCCGGAGTTATGTTTGCAGTCAATGCGAGAACAGCATTAGGCTATTGTCAAGCAGATGCTACTGGCTCCAGGCGCATGTACTACGTGGACGTACTGACAGGGGATAGCTGTGCTGGAAGTGGCTTATTTACAAAGCCACCGTCTCGAAATGATCCTAAGAATCCTATGCGGTGCTTTGATTCGACAACTCTTTATTATTTTCCACGATGCCCAAGCTTACCCTTCGTTTTTGATAACGTTTCGTTGACGTTTTGA